One stretch of Pyxidicoccus trucidator DNA includes these proteins:
- a CDS encoding helix-turn-helix domain-containing protein, which translates to MYAKLSQQIGIHVRAARHRAGLSQAQVAEAIHVPTLVFSRLERGRLLPSLPTLVGLCGVLSVPVDLLLGGKALEAPASDGSGT; encoded by the coding sequence ATGTACGCGAAGCTCTCCCAGCAGATCGGAATCCATGTCCGCGCCGCCCGGCATCGGGCGGGCCTGTCGCAGGCCCAGGTGGCCGAGGCCATCCACGTGCCGACGCTGGTGTTCAGTCGCCTGGAGCGCGGCAGGTTGCTGCCCAGCCTCCCCACGCTGGTGGGCCTGTGCGGTGTCCTCAGTGTCCCCGTGGACCTCCTCCTGGGCGGTAAGGCCCTGGAGGCTCCCGCTTCCGATGGCTCCGGCACATAG
- a CDS encoding PAS domain S-box protein, with product MSGSPRILLITLTLGLGLALTVGLVAFDRLARASLEREALLQQAARADQLADQLQTRLETAKQVTRTVAALAGPLRERSAVEALAQRTLASTSPEYVYGIGVWFAPYALEPRRRWVGTYAHRELDEAQRIVLTYEWSTPAYDYHQQPWYVLGLQVEETPFLSEPYFDVDFVYSSFLMPFLGEDGAPRGIVSVDVILPQLRALVIQANTSSQETFSVVTREGRLFAHPRDESLLAWARAQGRAGAVGVLSELSLEDLRAYEAEQGLAGGRHTRAAAVRDAGWTVYVSTDEDQLFADSRRLHATLQGVGLILWGALLAGLVAGMRTLRVRALSHELAEQERDRETLERNERMLRAVLETSIDGVAAVDAEGRLVEWNTSAEQIFGWPRKDILGRLAVETLCPPEDRSQRSHQLARILDAGWSKVLSCRLEARAMRRNGEVFPVEASLAVVHVDGTHRVYAFFSDVTGRHRAEEERQRLLERQQDLLSQLRRRSAELRAIMDNMVEGVFVADENGRLSFVNHAGLRMCGGGVPASGEPGVEPPHVGPLMTMDGELLERDALPLYRALRGEVVLGFDVRAHKPGGERVLRMNAAPIPDEDDRVSAAVVVIHDVTDAVEFDRLKDEFVQMAAHELKTPVTVMKSFAQLALKTQLGRDPALGRLLEGIDRGANRIDMVVRTLLDVSQLHQQRMQLVEETLDLRALVEETARRMAETRQGYTLHVQGDQSLPVWGDPARLEQVFVALLDNAMRYSPQPAPVEVVLSTDGESAEVFIHDQGIGIPTDKQGRLFHRFYRPHAGTPHDRGGLGVGLYIAREIVQQHGGQLTLESREGTGTTVRVRLPLLTARAGTDIRPGALEQDGAPA from the coding sequence ATGTCGGGCTCGCCGCGCATCCTGCTGATTACCCTCACCCTCGGGTTGGGGCTCGCCCTCACGGTCGGGCTGGTGGCCTTCGACCGGCTCGCCCGCGCCAGCCTGGAGCGCGAGGCCTTGCTCCAGCAGGCGGCTCGCGCCGACCAGCTCGCCGACCAATTGCAGACCCGCCTGGAGACGGCGAAGCAGGTGACGCGCACCGTGGCGGCGCTGGCCGGTCCGCTCCGGGAGCGCTCCGCCGTGGAGGCGCTCGCCCAGCGCACTCTGGCTTCCACCTCTCCGGAGTACGTCTACGGCATCGGTGTGTGGTTCGCGCCCTACGCGCTCGAGCCTCGCCGTCGCTGGGTGGGGACGTATGCCCATCGTGAGCTCGATGAGGCCCAGCGCATCGTCCTCACCTACGAGTGGTCCACTCCTGCCTACGACTACCACCAGCAGCCCTGGTACGTGCTGGGCCTGCAAGTGGAGGAAACCCCCTTCCTCAGCGAGCCCTACTTCGACGTGGACTTCGTCTACTCCTCCTTCCTCATGCCCTTCCTGGGCGAGGACGGAGCGCCGCGAGGCATCGTCAGCGTGGACGTCATCCTTCCCCAGCTGCGTGCCCTGGTCATCCAGGCGAACACCTCTTCGCAGGAGACGTTCTCGGTCGTGACTCGCGAAGGGCGGCTCTTCGCCCACCCGCGGGATGAGTCGCTCCTTGCCTGGGCGCGAGCCCAGGGCCGGGCGGGTGCCGTCGGGGTCCTGTCGGAGCTGTCGCTCGAGGACCTGCGCGCCTACGAGGCGGAGCAAGGGCTGGCGGGCGGTCGGCACACCCGCGCCGCGGCGGTGCGCGATGCCGGGTGGACGGTCTACGTCTCCACGGACGAGGACCAGCTCTTCGCCGACTCACGTCGGCTGCATGCCACCCTCCAGGGAGTGGGCCTCATCTTGTGGGGAGCCCTCCTCGCGGGACTCGTGGCAGGCATGCGCACCCTGCGGGTCCGCGCCCTGTCGCATGAGCTCGCGGAGCAGGAGCGGGACAGGGAGACGCTGGAGCGCAACGAGCGGATGCTGCGCGCGGTGCTGGAGACCTCCATCGATGGCGTGGCCGCGGTGGATGCCGAGGGACGGCTGGTGGAGTGGAACACCAGCGCGGAGCAGATCTTCGGCTGGCCTCGGAAGGACATCCTCGGGCGCCTGGCGGTGGAGACCCTCTGCCCGCCCGAGGACCGCTCCCAGCGGAGTCATCAGCTCGCGCGCATCCTCGATGCAGGCTGGTCCAAGGTGCTGTCCTGCCGGCTGGAGGCGCGCGCGATGCGCCGGAATGGGGAGGTGTTTCCGGTGGAGGCGAGCCTCGCCGTGGTGCACGTCGATGGCACGCACCGCGTCTACGCCTTCTTCTCGGATGTCACCGGGCGCCACCGGGCAGAGGAGGAGCGACAACGGCTGCTCGAACGGCAGCAGGACCTGCTGTCCCAGCTCCGGCGGCGCTCCGCCGAGCTGCGGGCCATCATGGACAACATGGTGGAGGGTGTCTTCGTGGCCGACGAGAACGGCCGGCTCTCCTTCGTCAACCACGCGGGCCTGCGGATGTGCGGAGGAGGCGTGCCCGCGTCGGGCGAGCCGGGCGTGGAGCCGCCACACGTGGGCCCCCTCATGACCATGGATGGCGAGCTGCTGGAGCGCGACGCGCTGCCACTCTACCGGGCCCTGCGGGGTGAGGTGGTGCTCGGCTTCGACGTCCGGGCGCACAAGCCCGGTGGTGAACGGGTGCTGCGCATGAACGCAGCCCCCATTCCCGATGAAGACGACCGTGTCTCCGCTGCGGTGGTGGTCATCCACGACGTCACCGACGCCGTGGAGTTCGACCGGCTCAAGGACGAGTTCGTGCAGATGGCCGCTCATGAGCTGAAGACACCAGTGACGGTGATGAAGTCCTTCGCCCAGCTGGCACTCAAGACGCAGCTGGGCAGGGACCCCGCCCTGGGCCGGCTGCTGGAGGGAATCGACCGGGGGGCCAACCGCATCGACATGGTGGTGCGCACGCTGCTCGACGTGTCCCAGTTGCACCAGCAGCGCATGCAACTGGTGGAAGAGACGCTGGACCTGCGGGCGCTGGTGGAGGAGACGGCACGTCGGATGGCCGAGACGCGACAGGGGTACACCCTCCACGTGCAGGGGGACCAGTCGCTTCCGGTGTGGGGAGACCCGGCCCGCCTGGAGCAGGTGTTCGTGGCGCTGCTCGACAATGCCATGCGCTATTCACCGCAGCCGGCACCGGTGGAGGTGGTGCTCTCCACCGACGGGGAGTCGGCGGAGGTGTTCATCCATGACCAGGGCATCGGCATCCCCACGGACAAGCAGGGCCGGCTCTTCCACCGCTTCTACCGGCCACACGCGGGGACCCCTCATGACCGGGGAGGCCTGGGCGTGGGGCTCTACATCGCGCGGGAAATCGTCCAGCAGCACGGCGGCCAGCTCACGCTGGAGAGCCGTGAGGGGACGGGCACCACCGTCCGCGTCCGCCTGCCGCTGCTCACGGCGCGTGCTGGGACCGATATCCGTCCCGGCGCTCTCGAACAGGACGGCGCACCCGCCTGA
- a CDS encoding polysaccharide export protein, whose product MRRVLLLAGMLCVSACAWGPGLHMDEAAFRERYAGRADAGVDDAYEIVPITAGLLGKQLEARRKTQPVRLEDPLAKVAADYSYRVAPHDVLSVIVYDHPELTIPAGEFRSAEASGHPVAADGTMFFPHAGLLHVAGKTLPEIRELLTRRLAPVIERPQLDVRVAGFRGQKVQVTGEVASPSTVPITDVPLRVQDAISQARGLTPEADLRAVVLTRGGRTFTLDLQALQEEGDISQNWLLQDGDILHVSDRSRNKVFVLGEVRRPSSRVMVKGRMSLAEAIGDSEGFDPVTSNPSKVYVIRGSFDRPSIYKLDAGSPDALLLATQFQLQPRDVVFVSAHDLTRWNRIISQIEPTVRLLWEAVQIGDRAIILPPR is encoded by the coding sequence ATGAGGCGCGTCCTGCTTCTGGCCGGGATGCTGTGCGTGAGCGCATGCGCGTGGGGGCCCGGCCTCCACATGGACGAGGCCGCCTTCCGCGAGCGCTACGCCGGACGGGCGGATGCGGGCGTCGATGACGCGTACGAGATTGTCCCCATCACCGCGGGGCTGCTGGGCAAGCAGCTCGAGGCGCGCCGGAAGACCCAGCCCGTGCGGCTGGAGGACCCGCTGGCGAAGGTCGCGGCGGACTACTCCTACCGGGTGGCACCCCACGATGTGCTGAGCGTCATCGTGTATGACCACCCCGAGCTCACCATTCCCGCGGGTGAGTTCCGGTCCGCCGAGGCCAGTGGCCACCCCGTGGCGGCGGACGGGACGATGTTCTTTCCCCACGCCGGGCTCCTCCACGTCGCGGGCAAGACGTTGCCGGAGATACGCGAGCTCCTGACGCGGCGGCTGGCGCCCGTCATCGAGCGACCTCAGCTGGACGTGCGCGTGGCGGGCTTCCGGGGGCAGAAGGTCCAGGTCACCGGCGAGGTGGCCTCCCCCAGCACCGTCCCCATCACCGACGTGCCCCTGCGGGTGCAGGACGCCATCAGCCAGGCGCGCGGGCTCACCCCGGAGGCAGACCTGCGCGCCGTCGTGCTCACCCGGGGCGGCAGGACGTTCACCCTCGATTTGCAGGCGCTCCAAGAGGAGGGGGACATCAGCCAGAACTGGCTCCTGCAGGACGGAGACATCCTCCATGTCTCCGACCGGAGCCGGAACAAGGTCTTCGTCCTCGGCGAGGTCCGCAGGCCCTCTTCGCGCGTCATGGTGAAGGGCCGGATGTCGCTCGCGGAGGCGATTGGCGACAGCGAGGGCTTCGACCCCGTGACTTCGAATCCCTCGAAGGTCTACGTCATCCGCGGCAGCTTCGACCGGCCCTCCATCTACAAGCTCGATGCCGGCTCGCCGGATGCACTGCTGCTTGCCACACAGTTCCAACTTCAACCACGTGACGTCGTGTTCGTCTCGGCGCACGACTTGACACGCTGGAACCGCATCATCAGTCAGATCGAGCCAACAGTTCGGCTACTCTGGGAGGCGGTACAAATCGGCGACAGAGCCATCATCTTGCCGCCGAGATGA
- a CDS encoding acetyltransferase encodes MTAVVIIGAGSYGVVYKEYLEADGRWDVRAFLDDDPAMQGTTVGGLPVLGTTAELPSLRERGIEGAFAPIGNNSVRVQFLARARAAGLRTPNFVHASVITASTPRPDSGVYILAGTVIMPLVQIGEFVMISMGVKIAHHTTLERGVFLSTGVNVGAGIHVGERAFLGIGCTVVTKVRSLGADSMIGAGAVVLKDVPAGITVVGVPARPLPRDAAKLPSNVE; translated from the coding sequence GTGACGGCCGTCGTCATCATCGGCGCTGGCTCCTACGGCGTCGTGTACAAGGAGTACCTTGAGGCGGACGGCCGCTGGGACGTGCGGGCCTTCCTCGACGATGACCCCGCGATGCAGGGAACGACTGTCGGCGGCCTGCCCGTCCTGGGGACCACCGCGGAGCTCCCCAGCCTCCGCGAGCGCGGCATCGAGGGCGCCTTCGCGCCCATCGGAAACAACTCCGTGCGCGTGCAGTTCCTCGCTCGCGCCCGCGCCGCGGGGCTGCGGACTCCCAACTTCGTGCACGCGTCCGTCATCACCGCCTCGACGCCACGGCCGGACTCGGGGGTCTACATCCTGGCGGGGACGGTCATCATGCCCCTGGTCCAGATTGGCGAGTTCGTGATGATCAGCATGGGCGTCAAGATTGCGCACCACACGACGCTGGAGCGGGGCGTCTTCCTGTCCACGGGGGTGAATGTCGGCGCCGGCATCCACGTGGGGGAGCGCGCGTTCCTCGGCATTGGCTGCACGGTGGTGACCAAGGTCCGCTCGCTGGGCGCGGACTCGATGATTGGTGCCGGAGCGGTGGTCCTCAAGGATGTCCCCGCGGGCATCACCGTCGTGGGGGTGCCGGCGCGGCCCCTCCCACGCGACGCCGCGAAGCTTCCAAGCAACGTCGAGTGA
- a CDS encoding serine/threonine protein kinase encodes MSPRLHPVVPPGTDIGGYLVEEKLGAGGFGAVYRARRGGRLYALKLIPLWGLAEWAEREVAILLRLKHSNLVRIRGHGQWPDEAPQYFFIVMDYVEGRRLDVWAREENPSAREVVLKVRGVARGLGAAHRAKVVHRDLKESNVIERASDGEAVVVDFGAGGYESAPSITGGVLPPGTPEYRAPEAWRFQQEHGDERGRSYQPGPSDDLYSLGVVLYWLLTGRQPFLPDEAAGVEAVLNRAPKPPHVLNPRVPETLSAVCMRLLAKEPEERHPDADALCAELEALLAQADESWDVKLCDAYGPDTATTLAAVPHAGEDELVQWLKKRKARPRRGPRPPHGEGAHDPDANAVAIQSELPPPAHARPGPAPAPPPVQARHFNALRVAIGMGLLVGLSVGVLVIALNLTPSPAPAARHGLEPHPNVAEDSPPASPAFALTSWAPGQEVAAPWRPLEAGAAAAALNGAPTLAAVALPATLSEEKASVKKKNTGVSPDPQRPRVGAVGKALGLGVAGCMAMACPGPAPQVRPTPPPEDCPPGAIEAMEELGLFAPGVRRPTTTFELSPKDAQNIMVREGTTTVRMQEDWGRMPYGTLFSGQLLVGTERRVYGRLTEARTLKNERIPVCVQFVDPEDGRIGLQKAGFTSESGAAFVYSTLHLKAVRRFE; translated from the coding sequence TTGAGCCCGCGTCTGCATCCCGTCGTACCTCCGGGCACGGACATCGGCGGGTACCTCGTGGAGGAGAAGCTGGGAGCCGGGGGCTTCGGTGCCGTGTACCGCGCCCGGCGTGGAGGGCGGCTCTACGCGCTCAAGCTCATCCCACTCTGGGGGCTGGCCGAGTGGGCCGAGCGCGAAGTGGCCATCCTCCTGCGGCTCAAACACTCCAACCTGGTACGCATCCGTGGGCACGGACAGTGGCCGGACGAGGCGCCTCAATACTTCTTCATCGTCATGGACTACGTGGAGGGGCGCCGGTTGGACGTGTGGGCCAGGGAGGAGAACCCCTCGGCCCGAGAAGTCGTGCTCAAGGTGCGCGGCGTGGCGCGCGGGCTGGGCGCCGCGCACCGGGCGAAGGTGGTGCACAGAGACTTGAAGGAGAGCAACGTCATCGAGCGCGCCTCGGACGGCGAGGCAGTGGTGGTGGACTTCGGCGCGGGCGGGTACGAGAGCGCCCCCAGCATCACCGGCGGAGTGCTGCCACCGGGCACGCCGGAGTACCGCGCGCCCGAGGCCTGGCGCTTCCAGCAGGAGCACGGGGACGAGCGTGGCCGCTCCTACCAGCCCGGCCCCTCGGATGACCTGTACTCGCTGGGCGTCGTTCTCTATTGGCTCCTGACAGGCAGGCAGCCCTTCCTCCCGGACGAGGCCGCAGGGGTGGAGGCCGTGCTCAACCGTGCGCCCAAGCCGCCTCATGTGCTCAACCCGCGCGTGCCCGAGACCCTGAGTGCCGTGTGCATGCGCCTGCTGGCCAAGGAGCCCGAGGAGCGCCACCCGGACGCCGACGCGCTGTGCGCGGAGCTGGAGGCCCTGCTGGCCCAGGCGGACGAGTCCTGGGACGTGAAACTCTGCGACGCCTATGGACCGGACACCGCCACCACGCTCGCGGCGGTGCCGCACGCGGGCGAAGACGAGCTGGTGCAGTGGCTGAAGAAGCGCAAAGCCCGGCCTCGTCGGGGGCCGCGTCCGCCACACGGCGAGGGCGCGCACGATCCGGACGCAAACGCGGTGGCCATCCAGTCCGAGCTGCCGCCCCCAGCTCATGCACGCCCCGGCCCCGCGCCTGCGCCGCCCCCGGTACAAGCCCGTCACTTCAATGCGCTGCGCGTGGCGATCGGGATGGGTCTGTTGGTGGGCTTGAGCGTGGGCGTACTGGTGATCGCGCTCAACCTGACGCCCTCCCCTGCTCCTGCCGCACGTCACGGACTGGAGCCCCATCCCAATGTGGCCGAGGACTCACCACCCGCATCTCCCGCGTTCGCGCTCACGTCCTGGGCTCCCGGCCAGGAAGTGGCGGCTCCCTGGAGGCCGCTGGAAGCTGGCGCAGCCGCAGCCGCGCTCAATGGCGCGCCCACCCTTGCGGCCGTCGCCCTTCCCGCGACGCTCTCCGAGGAGAAGGCTTCCGTGAAGAAGAAAAACACCGGCGTGTCCCCCGATCCGCAGCGCCCCCGGGTCGGAGCCGTTGGCAAGGCGCTCGGCCTGGGCGTCGCGGGCTGCATGGCGATGGCCTGCCCTGGTCCTGCTCCCCAGGTGCGCCCGACGCCCCCGCCCGAGGACTGCCCTCCAGGGGCCATTGAGGCCATGGAAGAACTTGGCCTCTTCGCCCCTGGCGTCAGACGGCCTACAACCACCTTCGAGCTGAGCCCCAAAGACGCCCAAAACATCATGGTCCGCGAGGGCACGACCACGGTTCGCATGCAGGAAGACTGGGGACGCATGCCGTACGGGACCCTGTTCTCCGGGCAGCTCCTCGTCGGCACGGAGCGGCGGGTCTACGGACGGCTCACCGAGGCGCGTACTCTTAAGAATGAGCGCATCCCCGTCTGCGTGCAATTCGTTGACCCCGAGGACGGCCGTATTGGACTCCAAAAGGCAGGCTTCACCAGTGAGTCCGGCGCTGCCTTCGTCTACTCCACCCTGCATTTGAAGGCCGTGCGCCGCTTCGAGTGA
- a CDS encoding polysaccharide biosynthesis tyrosine autokinase, which translates to MTSNSSSRKAPARSSAGTPTDDTLDLGAHLGILLEYRGSIVATLVATLLVGGVYMAVATPSYRANAVVQIEQKGSSGEGLEELFGNFSGEVSTEMEILSSRELLGRVVDELRLDVVAEPRRFPFLGARLARTHEGPGLAEPPWAGLGEYAWGGERIRVDRLAVPRELEDVPLTLVAREAGAYTLLGPDSIPLLSGQVGTPAMAQAGSPWGVELLVAELYARPGTRFQLSRSSRLLVVESLQRALRLGEKGAGTGVLTVALEGPDPEGISATLQAIVTHYIRQNIGRRNEEAERALVFLDSQLPGLRAALERAEAALSAHRAGKGTVDFEQETKAILDRGVELDASISELELQRTELRQRFTRKHPAIKVTNQKLSRLKARRTALATRLKALPVADVEAARLQRDVEVANALYLQLNNKAQEYQVLKSSTVGNARILDAAVVTREPVRPSQSGVLAVSVVLGLTLGVALAFIRHALHGGVSNPSMLEARLGLPVYASIPLGKSASLRARGVRTILARRQPRDVAVESLRGLRTSLQFAMKDAPNNVVAITGPSPGVGKSFIAVNLAWVLAESGKRTLLVDANLRGGWLHHCFGAGRSQGLSELINGTAELDEAILPVPGQRLSFLSAGALPPNPAELLLSDRFAALVTWMSAEYDVVVIDTPPILAVTDAALVGRHAGVNLVVVRAGAHPMREVTAAVKRLELNGVQARGVIFNGVPRSSRGRAVSGIYQYEYPKAS; encoded by the coding sequence ATGACGAGCAACTCCAGCAGCCGCAAGGCTCCTGCCCGCTCCAGCGCAGGTACTCCGACAGACGACACGCTCGACCTCGGAGCCCACCTGGGCATCCTGCTCGAGTACCGCGGGTCGATTGTCGCGACCCTGGTCGCCACGCTGCTGGTGGGGGGCGTCTACATGGCCGTCGCCACGCCCAGCTACCGCGCCAACGCCGTCGTCCAGATTGAGCAGAAGGGCAGCAGCGGGGAAGGGCTCGAGGAGCTGTTCGGGAACTTCTCCGGGGAGGTCTCCACGGAGATGGAGATCCTCAGCTCGCGGGAGCTGCTGGGGAGGGTGGTCGACGAGCTCCGGCTGGACGTGGTGGCCGAGCCTCGGCGCTTCCCCTTCCTGGGCGCGAGGCTCGCTCGCACACATGAGGGGCCGGGCCTCGCCGAGCCCCCCTGGGCGGGCCTGGGCGAGTACGCCTGGGGCGGTGAGCGCATCCGCGTGGACAGGCTGGCCGTGCCCCGGGAGCTGGAGGACGTCCCGCTCACCCTCGTGGCACGGGAGGCCGGCGCGTACACGCTGCTCGGCCCGGACTCCATCCCGCTGCTCAGCGGGCAGGTGGGTACACCCGCCATGGCGCAGGCGGGCTCTCCCTGGGGTGTGGAGCTCCTCGTCGCCGAGCTCTACGCACGCCCGGGGACGCGGTTCCAGCTGAGCCGGAGCTCACGCCTCCTGGTGGTGGAGTCGCTCCAGCGCGCGCTGCGGCTGGGGGAGAAGGGCGCCGGCACCGGCGTGCTCACCGTGGCCCTGGAGGGGCCGGACCCGGAGGGAATCTCCGCGACGCTCCAGGCCATCGTGACGCACTACATCCGCCAGAATATCGGGCGCAGGAACGAGGAGGCCGAGCGGGCCCTGGTGTTCCTCGACAGCCAGCTCCCCGGCCTGCGCGCAGCGCTGGAGCGCGCGGAGGCGGCGCTGAGCGCCCACCGCGCGGGGAAGGGCACGGTCGACTTCGAGCAGGAGACCAAGGCCATCCTGGACCGCGGTGTGGAGCTCGATGCCTCCATCTCGGAGCTGGAGCTCCAGCGCACCGAGCTGCGGCAGCGCTTCACGCGCAAGCACCCGGCCATCAAGGTCACCAACCAGAAGCTGTCACGGCTGAAGGCCCGGCGGACGGCCCTCGCCACCCGGCTCAAGGCCCTGCCTGTCGCGGACGTCGAGGCGGCCCGGCTCCAGCGGGACGTGGAGGTCGCCAACGCGTTGTACCTCCAGCTCAACAACAAGGCCCAGGAGTACCAGGTCTTGAAGTCGAGCACCGTCGGCAACGCGCGCATCCTCGACGCGGCGGTGGTGACGCGCGAGCCCGTGCGTCCCTCCCAGTCGGGGGTGCTCGCGGTCAGCGTCGTGCTGGGGCTGACGCTGGGAGTCGCGCTCGCCTTCATCCGGCACGCGCTCCACGGCGGCGTGTCGAACCCCTCCATGCTCGAGGCGCGACTCGGGCTTCCCGTCTACGCCTCCATTCCCCTTGGGAAGAGCGCGTCGCTCCGGGCCCGCGGAGTGCGCACCATCCTGGCCAGGAGGCAGCCTCGGGACGTGGCCGTCGAGAGCCTCCGCGGCCTGCGGACAAGCCTCCAGTTCGCGATGAAGGACGCCCCCAACAACGTGGTGGCCATCACCGGGCCGAGCCCGGGGGTCGGCAAGTCCTTCATCGCCGTCAACCTCGCCTGGGTGCTGGCGGAGTCCGGCAAGCGCACCCTGCTGGTGGACGCCAACCTGCGCGGGGGCTGGCTCCACCACTGCTTCGGTGCCGGGCGCTCCCAGGGCCTCTCCGAGCTCATCAACGGCACGGCCGAGCTGGACGAGGCGATACTGCCGGTTCCCGGACAGCGCCTGTCCTTCCTGTCCGCCGGTGCCCTGCCACCCAATCCCGCCGAGCTGCTGTTGAGTGACAGGTTCGCGGCGCTCGTGACGTGGATGTCGGCCGAGTACGACGTCGTCGTCATCGACACGCCGCCCATCCTGGCGGTCACCGACGCGGCGCTCGTGGGCCGGCATGCGGGGGTGAATCTGGTGGTGGTGCGCGCGGGCGCTCACCCGATGCGGGAGGTCACCGCGGCCGTCAAGCGGCTCGAGCTGAACGGCGTCCAGGCCCGGGGCGTCATCTTCAACGGTGTGCCGCGCTCGTCGAGGGGGCGCGCGGTGAGCGGCATCTACCAGTACGAGTACCCGAAGGCGAGCTGA
- a CDS encoding serine/threonine-protein kinase codes for MTDDRKPTDEALNEAPTPENTSDLESARPRLRFTVETTTYEAIRTLERRGNGEVVLLAERHLPHGLAGLVTIKRLRNPVTFERCQRLIEEVQLAFRLHHPAIAQVHHLKIHADRPHVIVEYVDGPTLDTLISLATMREKPLSAPFALYIAAEVADALHHTHTLRDSENRPLGIIHRDVAPRNIRVARSGEVKVTDFGATYSLMVGREETPGLLLKGDVAYASPEYLHRKPMDGRSDIFSLGLVLLEMLTCKHLFDVEDEKAPNATVDVKTEETPSVPLIQMIALVNRYRPEDVENAMAGLPDVLKAIVHKALQRKLSERYATAAELRDALRAALAAESQPFGRNEASEELARMLSEASVLRDRVELDEEGIFPEGLDADEPTPAPTEE; via the coding sequence ATGACCGATGACAGAAAGCCCACCGACGAAGCACTGAATGAGGCCCCGACGCCGGAGAACACCTCCGACCTGGAGAGCGCCCGCCCCCGGCTCCGGTTCACAGTCGAGACCACCACGTACGAGGCCATCCGCACGCTGGAGCGGCGAGGAAACGGCGAGGTGGTGCTCCTGGCCGAGCGTCACCTCCCCCATGGACTCGCCGGGCTCGTCACCATCAAGCGCCTGCGCAATCCCGTCACTTTCGAGCGCTGCCAGCGGCTGATCGAGGAGGTCCAGCTCGCCTTCCGCCTTCACCACCCGGCCATCGCCCAGGTCCATCACCTGAAAATCCACGCCGACCGGCCGCACGTCATCGTGGAGTACGTGGACGGCCCCACGCTGGACACCCTCATCAGCCTCGCCACCATGCGCGAGAAGCCGCTCTCCGCGCCCTTCGCCCTCTACATCGCCGCCGAGGTGGCCGACGCCCTCCACCACACGCACACGCTGAGAGATTCGGAGAACCGGCCGCTGGGCATCATCCACCGCGACGTGGCGCCCCGGAACATCCGCGTGGCCCGGAGCGGCGAAGTGAAGGTGACGGACTTCGGCGCTACCTACTCGCTCATGGTGGGCCGGGAGGAGACGCCGGGCCTCCTGCTCAAGGGCGACGTGGCGTACGCCTCGCCCGAGTACCTGCACCGCAAGCCCATGGATGGCCGGTCCGACATCTTCTCGCTGGGCCTCGTCCTCCTGGAGATGCTGACGTGCAAGCACCTCTTCGACGTGGAGGACGAAAAGGCCCCCAACGCCACCGTGGACGTGAAGACGGAGGAGACGCCCTCGGTGCCCCTCATTCAGATGATCGCGCTCGTCAACCGCTACCGCCCCGAAGACGTGGAGAACGCGATGGCGGGCCTGCCGGACGTGCTCAAGGCCATCGTCCACAAGGCCCTCCAGCGCAAGCTCTCCGAGCGCTACGCCACGGCCGCCGAGCTGCGCGATGCGCTGCGGGCGGCGCTCGCGGCGGAGTCACAGCCCTTCGGCCGGAATGAGGCGAGCGAGGAGCTGGCGCGGATGCTGTCGGAGGCGTCCGTCCTGCGCGACCGGGTGGAACTGGACGAAGAAGGCATCTTCCCCGAGGGCCTGGACGCCGACGAGCCGACGCCCGCACCAACCGAAGAGTGA
- a CDS encoding helix-turn-helix domain-containing protein, protein MNEELATRIGSAAREARTQLGLTQAEVAEKLGLAHMVYSRLERGKMLPSVQTLLRMCSVLRISSDELLGLADEEEGAKSGKKGERGQGGAPKLRQLTGLARKMDEDQLDALVKVAQVLLR, encoded by the coding sequence ATGAACGAAGAACTGGCGACCCGAATTGGAAGTGCCGCCCGAGAGGCCCGGACGCAGCTCGGGCTCACGCAGGCGGAAGTGGCCGAGAAGCTGGGCCTCGCGCACATGGTCTACAGCCGCCTGGAGCGCGGGAAGATGCTGCCCAGCGTCCAGACGCTGCTGCGGATGTGCTCGGTGCTGCGCATCTCCTCGGACGAGCTGCTGGGGCTCGCGGACGAGGAGGAAGGGGCGAAGTCGGGCAAGAAGGGGGAGCGAGGGCAGGGCGGGGCGCCCAAGCTGCGCCAGCTCACCGGCCTCGCGCGCAAGATGGACGAGGACCAGCTCGATGCCCTCGTGAAGGTGGCCCAGGTGTTGTTGCGCTGA